A genome region from Carassius carassius chromosome 23, fCarCar2.1, whole genome shotgun sequence includes the following:
- the LOC132101898 gene encoding extracellular calcium-sensing receptor-like: MSQRAFEGMIKGSTVLPQRIQPHMHTGMARRTVLLQLLLLIVHGSFVPVSAQVCSLLGQPAQPLLSAERDINIGAIFSIHRNALLKMHNYISKPEPITCLSLSLREFKFAQTLIFAIEEINNSTQLLPGIYLGYKIYDSCRSIAQTIISGIALMNGYEATLTDMSCSRPPAVHAIVGESTSSPTIGLASVVGPFSLPVISHFATCACLSNRKRYPSFFRTISSDYYQSRALAQLVKHFGWTWVGTVRSRNDYGNNGILAFEEAAKEEGVCIEYSEAILSNDPQEQFLKTLEVIKKGTTRVVVAFIALGDFFPLLKVISQHNITGLQWVGSESWITSRTLAETKEYSFLSGAVGFAIANAKIMGLREFLVNVHPEQDKKNELFKEFWETAFQCSFKNNGSGGCTGSERLAEMQNEYTDVSELRIVNKVYTAVYAVAYTLHNVLKYITSSANSSKGVWPTPQMVLKCMRDVRFTVKTGEEIFFDESGDPVARYDLVNWQPAEDGSLQFEHVGLYDSSVTSEQRLQVNLEHILWTEESGQLPVSVCSKSCPSGTRKAVQKGRPVCCYDCIPCADGEISNGTDSSDCFPCDLEYWSNESKDRCVLKLVEFLSYSEIMGIVLCIFSFMGVLLTAMVSFLFYLHKETSIVRANNSELSFLLLFSLSLCFLCSLTFIGRPTEWSCMLRHTTFGITFVLCISCVLGKTIVVLMAFKATLPGSNVMKWFGPLQQRLSVVSLTIIQVIICVLWLAISPPFPYMNLSYYREKIILECNLGSALGFWAVLGYTGLLSTLCFLLAFLARKLPDNFNEAKFITFSMLIFCAVWLTFIPAYVSSPGKFTVAVQIFAILASSFGLLLCIFAPKCYIILLKPELNTKKQIMRK; this comes from the exons ATGTCCCAAAGGGCATTTGAAGGTATGATAAAAGGCAGCACTGTTTTGCCTCAGAGGATCCAACCTCACATGCATACTGGAATGGCAAGGAGGACTGTGTTACTGCAGCTATTACTGCTCATTGTACATGGCAGCTTTGTGCCAGTTTCAGCGCAAGTCTGCAGTCTGCTTGGTCAGCCTGCCCAACCTCTACTTTCTGCAGAAAGAGACATCAACATTGGAGCGATTTTCTCAATCCACAGAAATGCCCTGCTAAAGATGCATAATTACATTTCTAAACCAGAGCCAATAACATGTCTCAG cttaAGCCTTCGGGAATTTAAATTTGCTCAGACACTAATTTTTGCCATTGAGGAGATTAATAACAGCACACAGTTgttacctggtatttatttgggCTATAAGATATATGACTCATGTCGCTCTATCGCTCAAACAATCATCTCAGGCATCGCTTTGATGAATGGTTATGAAGCCACTTTGACTGATATGTCCTGTTCTAGACCACCAGCTGTTCATGCCATTGTTGGAGAGTCAACATCCTCACCCACCATTGGCTTGGCTTCTGTAGTTGGTCCATTCAGCTTACCTGTT ATCAGTCATTTTGCCACATGTGCATGCCTGAGTAACAGAAAAAGGTATCCATCCTTTTTCAGAACAATATCCAGTGATTATTACCAAAGCAGAGCGCTGGCTCAGCTTGTCAAGCACTTTGGCTGGACCTGGGTTGGCACAGTAAGGAGTCGCAATGACTATGGTAATAATGGAATTTTAGCATTTGAGGAGGCTGCAAAAGAAGAGGGGGTTTGTATTGAATACTCAGAGGCCATATTAAGCAATGAtccacaagaacagtttctgaaGACACTAGAGGTGATAAAAAAGGGCACCACCAGGGTTGTGGTTGCTTTTATAGCATTAggtgattttttccccctcctgaAAGTAATTTCACAGCACAACATCACAGGGCTGCAGTGGGTTGGCAGTGAATCCTGGATCACTTCTCGAACTCTTGCAGAAACAAAGGAATACAGTTTTCTTTCTGGAGCTGTGGGTTTTGCTATAGCAAATGCCAAAATTATGGGCTTGCGTGAGTTCCTAGTCAATGTGCACCCtgaacaagataaaaaaaatgaacttttcaaAGAATTCTGGGAAACAGCCTTTCAGTGCTCTTTCAAAAACAATGGCAGTGGTGGCTGTACTGGCTCAGAGAGACTTGCTGAAATGCAAAATGAATATACTGACGTATCAGAGCTACGAATAGTAAATAAGGTATATACTGCAGTGTATGCTGTTGCATATACATtacataatgtattaaaatacatcACATCCTCAGCCAACAGCAGCAAAGGAGTATGGCCTACACCACAAATG GTGTTGAAGTGTATGAGGGATGTGAGATTCACTGTTAAAACAGGTGAAGAAATCTTCTTTGATGAAAGTGGTGATCCAGTGGCAAGATATGACCTTGTTAACTGGCAGCCTGCTGAAGATGGAAGTTTGCAGTTTGAACATGTGGGCCTGTATGACAGCTCAGTTACTTCAGAACAACGTCTTCAGGTCAATCTGGAACACATACTATGGACAGAGGAAAGTGGACAG cTGCCTGTGTCCGTGTGCAGTAAGAGCTGCCCCTCCGGCACTAGGAAGGCAGTGCAAAAAGGACGACCTGTCTGCTGTTATGACTGTATTCCTTGTGCAGATGGAGAAATCAGTAATGGCACAG ATTCTAGTGACTGCTTTCCTTGTGATTTGGAGTACTGGTCGAATGAGAGCAAAGACAGATGTGTATTAAAATTGGTTGAATTCCTGTCATACTCAGAAATCATGGGAATTGTGCTTTGTATTTTCTCATTCATGGGGGTGTTATTAACAGCTATGGTATCTTTTCTGTTTTATCTTCATAAAGAAACATCTATTGTCAGAGCCAACAACTCAGAGCTGAGCTTCCTGTTGCTCTTCTCGCTCTCACTGTGTTTTCTCTGTTCACTTACTTTCATTGGTCGGCCCACTGAGTGGTCCTGTATGTTGCGTCACACCACGTTTGGGATCACTTTTGTTCTCTGTATCTCCTGTGTTCTCGGGAAAACAATAGTTGTTTTAATGGCCTTCAAAGCTACACTTCCAGGAAGTAATGTCATGAAATGGTTTGGGCCTCTTCAGCAAAGACTCAGTGTTGTTTCCTTAACAATAATACAAGTGATTATCTGTGTGCTTTGGTTGGCAATATCCCCCCCTTTCCCATATATGAATTTGAGCTATTATAGAGAAAAGATCATCCTTGAATGTAACTTAGGGTCAGCTCTTGGTTTCTGGGCTGTTTTGGGTTATACTGGTCTGCTATCCACCTTATGTTTTCTTTTAGCTTTTCTTGCTCGGAAGCTCCCTGATAACTTCAATGAAGCCAAGTTCATCACATTTAGTATGCTCATATTCTGTGCTGTTTGGCTCACATTTATCCCAGCTTATGTCAGTTCTCCTGGTAAATTTACTGTTGCTGTGCAGATATTTGCAATTTTAGCTTCAAGTTTTGGTTTACTATTATGCATATTTGCTCCAAAATGTTACATAATTTTGTTAAAACCAGAGCTAAACACAAAGAAACAAATTATGAGGAAATAG